One Paenibacillus riograndensis SBR5 DNA segment encodes these proteins:
- a CDS encoding M56 family metallopeptidase codes for MSISASVLIVLVILLRSLAIHKLPRLLFLILWGIVVARLLVPVSFPILPQLFPPAEIADPNISVNAHTAAVFQLPGPTALNNGMLTREVEVPADSGGGPKPEPMPELLNTLWLGGAALLLMAIVVIYYRSKRELRTALPLQGSHPVIEAWLAKHPLRRTLTILTYDRMDTPITFGILHPKIILPKSLDTGNESAMDYILTHEYMHIRHFDAVWKLAAAAVLCLHWFNPLVWLMYLYLNRDLEMVCDARVIHKLGAEHKADYALCLLAVAEQKGGFTPLYSGFSKNATKERIVSIMKLKKLTVMTAAISLVLILGAVSAFADQSSGAESSANTENSVEMNAVESEGNAGGLDSAAASASSQDGTVSDFNYDALKDYVAYGLTYDKAKDRFLYNGKHIRLFLDQDLKNEGKFNKFYFDGDGKADFKVIRDKDNKVTKITEVDEHELQALAKGYGFELTQDGLKFENAN; via the coding sequence ATGAGTATTTCGGCGAGTGTGCTGATCGTTCTTGTTATCCTGCTGCGGTCTTTGGCTATCCACAAATTACCCAGGCTGCTATTCCTCATTCTGTGGGGAATTGTGGTTGCCAGGCTGCTGGTTCCAGTTTCTTTTCCTATTCTTCCGCAGTTATTCCCCCCGGCTGAAATTGCTGATCCGAACATCAGTGTGAATGCACATACAGCAGCAGTATTCCAGCTGCCCGGTCCAACTGCTCTGAACAACGGGATGCTGACCCGTGAGGTTGAGGTCCCAGCAGATTCAGGCGGGGGGCCGAAGCCGGAGCCGATGCCGGAGCTTCTGAATACCTTGTGGCTCGGGGGGGCTGCTCTATTGCTTATGGCGATAGTGGTGATCTATTACAGAAGCAAAAGGGAGCTGCGGACAGCGCTGCCTCTTCAGGGGAGCCATCCCGTTATCGAAGCCTGGTTAGCCAAACATCCATTGCGTCGGACCTTGACGATATTGACCTATGACCGGATGGATACGCCGATCACCTTCGGAATATTGCACCCGAAGATTATTTTGCCCAAATCACTCGATACCGGCAACGAATCCGCAATGGATTATATTCTCACCCATGAATACATGCACATCAGACACTTTGATGCGGTGTGGAAATTGGCCGCGGCCGCTGTCCTATGCCTGCACTGGTTCAATCCGCTGGTCTGGCTGATGTATCTCTACCTGAACCGGGATTTGGAAATGGTGTGCGATGCAAGAGTGATCCACAAGCTTGGTGCCGAACACAAGGCGGACTATGCTTTATGTCTCTTGGCGGTGGCAGAACAAAAAGGGGGATTCACTCCCCTGTACAGTGGCTTCAGCAAAAATGCGACTAAAGAAAGGATCGTGTCGATCATGAAATTGAAAAAATTGACGGTAATGACGGCAGCCATTTCGCTCGTTTTAATATTGGGAGCGGTGTCTGCATTTGCAGACCAATCCAGCGGGGCAGAAAGCAGCGCGAATACAGAAAACTCTGTTGAAATGAACGCTGTAGAAAGCGAAGGCAACGCCGGCGGGCTTGATTCTGCCGCTGCGTCAGCCTCTTCGCAAGACGGAACAGTGAGCGACTTTAACTACGATGCGCTGAAGGATTATGTGGCCTATGGACTGACGTATGACAAAGCCAAAGACAGATTTTTGTACAATGGCAAGCATATCCGGCTGTTCCTGGACCAGGATCTTAAAAATGAAGGAAAGTTCAACAAATTTTATTTTGACGGGGACGGTAAGGCCGATTTCAAAGTCATCAGGGATAAAGACAACAAGGTAACTAAAATTACTGAAGTGGATGAACATGAACTCCAGGCTTTAGCCAAGGGGTACGGGTTTGAACTTACTCAGGATGGCCTGAAATTTGAAAATGCAAACTAG
- a CDS encoding BlaI/MecI/CopY family transcriptional regulator — translation MELKLYDSELKVMDILWREGMLAAGDLAAILNRETGWNRNTTYTVIKKLIVKGAIQRTDPGFVCTALIPKEQVQTYETKELINKMYNGSAGMFFSAFLNEKNLSKEDIDKLKKIVESLS, via the coding sequence ATGGAGCTCAAACTGTATGATTCCGAGTTAAAAGTGATGGACATTTTGTGGAGAGAAGGGATGCTGGCGGCAGGTGATCTGGCGGCGATCTTGAACCGGGAAACGGGCTGGAACAGAAATACAACCTACACGGTAATCAAAAAGCTGATCGTCAAGGGAGCCATCCAGCGGACCGATCCGGGCTTTGTCTGCACAGCTCTGATTCCCAAAGAACAGGTGCAGACTTATGAAACGAAGGAATTGATCAACAAAATGTACAATGGTTCGGCGGGGATGTTTTTTTCGGCGTTCCTCAATGAGAAGAACCTGAGCAAAGAAGACATCGACAAACTGAAAAAAATTGTGGAAAGCTTAAGCTGA
- a CDS encoding ABC transporter ATP-binding protein: MKNKLLIHVRNIMMFVKLFCTKELYVSLALMAFSALLAPLGTWLYKLLIDDLAFVHSASAVTQKLVVIIAGYTVLKVLLEWSEHITAHINNRLKYNINREFIRQVNKKLSVISMEQLENPAVYDLLDRVQSNVNKGILSYINNSLSVVLPVFSIISYILLLININLYFPLIAVLATVPYLLLMNAQGKKSYFQAVEQSKPLRRLNYMYDVLTSRRYAKEIRMFGLIDYFNDRTEEIRKDVWKEKFKLLLHYTLGGAFIDIFRNVALGICLLMTCIGVLENRMSIGDVMLVITSMQAITDGLSGMVNKISSMNNYTLYIEDMMNFLELPEDTGSGHKKIVESPTIQFKHVDFKYPNSKTHTLKNIDITINKGEKIALVGENGCGKTTFINVLLGLYKPTSGEVLVGGDPLADVIDDFRTMTVCVFQNFIKYQLSVADNIKAGNFGEDFHKQSLQIFSMDSFIDNLPKGLDTQLGQLENNDVELSGGQWQRLAIARALSRAGTEILIMDEPTASLDPKVETQIYEEFSALCENKTAIMISHRLGVTRLCDTIYVFDQGEICEFGSHAELMNRRGKYYQMYSAQSYLYA, from the coding sequence ATGAAAAATAAATTGCTGATTCATGTCCGCAACATTATGATGTTCGTCAAGCTGTTTTGCACCAAAGAGCTATACGTTTCACTGGCGCTTATGGCGTTCAGCGCGCTGCTGGCCCCCCTCGGCACCTGGCTGTATAAGCTTTTGATCGATGACCTCGCTTTCGTTCATTCGGCATCCGCTGTGACGCAAAAGCTGGTTGTCATTATCGCCGGTTATACCGTGCTGAAGGTCCTCCTTGAATGGTCTGAGCATATTACGGCACATATCAATAACCGCCTGAAATATAATATTAACCGGGAATTTATCAGACAAGTGAACAAGAAGCTGTCTGTTATTTCGATGGAGCAATTGGAGAATCCGGCAGTCTATGATCTGCTCGACAGGGTGCAGTCCAATGTCAATAAAGGGATATTATCCTACATCAATAACTCATTGTCTGTGGTCCTTCCTGTATTCTCCATCATCTCCTACATTCTGCTGTTGATTAACATCAATCTGTATTTCCCCTTGATCGCGGTGCTCGCTACTGTCCCTTATTTGCTGCTGATGAATGCACAGGGAAAGAAGAGCTATTTTCAAGCCGTTGAACAAAGCAAGCCGCTGCGCCGTTTAAACTATATGTACGATGTGCTGACAAGCAGACGTTATGCTAAAGAGATCCGGATGTTCGGGCTGATTGACTATTTCAATGACCGGACCGAAGAGATCCGGAAGGATGTATGGAAAGAGAAGTTCAAATTGCTGCTGCATTATACGCTGGGAGGCGCTTTTATCGATATATTCCGGAACGTTGCGCTGGGAATCTGTCTGTTGATGACCTGTATAGGCGTTCTAGAGAACCGGATGAGTATTGGTGATGTGATGCTGGTAATCACTTCAATGCAAGCCATAACAGACGGTTTGAGCGGTATGGTCAATAAAATCAGTTCGATGAACAATTATACGTTGTATATAGAAGACATGATGAACTTTTTGGAACTCCCTGAGGATACCGGCAGCGGACACAAAAAAATTGTTGAGTCACCAACGATTCAATTCAAACATGTCGATTTCAAATATCCCAATAGCAAGACCCATACTTTGAAAAATATTGATATCACGATAAATAAAGGCGAGAAAATTGCCCTGGTTGGGGAGAACGGATGCGGCAAGACCACTTTTATTAATGTGCTTCTGGGCCTGTACAAGCCAACTTCAGGTGAAGTATTGGTCGGCGGTGACCCGTTGGCTGACGTGATTGATGATTTCCGGACGATGACGGTCTGCGTATTCCAAAATTTCATCAAATATCAGCTTTCGGTAGCGGACAATATCAAGGCGGGGAACTTCGGAGAAGATTTTCACAAGCAATCTTTGCAGATCTTCAGTATGGATTCCTTCATCGATAACCTTCCGAAGGGGCTGGACACCCAGCTTGGGCAGCTCGAGAATAACGATGTGGAGTTGTCTGGCGGCCAATGGCAGAGACTGGCCATCGCAAGGGCGCTCAGCCGGGCAGGAACAGAAATTCTGATTATGGACGAACCTACAGCCAGCCTGGACCCCAAAGTGGAAACACAGATTTATGAGGAATTCTCGGCGCTGTGTGAAAATAAAACGGCGATAATGATCTCACACCGTTTAGGCGTGACCAGACTGTGCGATACAATCTATGTATTTGACCAGGGGGAAATCTGTGAATTTGGATCGCATGCGGAACTGATGAACCGGAGGGGGAAATATTATCAGATGTATTCGGCACAAAGCTATTTATACGCCTGA
- a CDS encoding ABC transporter ATP-binding protein: MKEYIWFLKIYFRHQPVTMVSILLLYILMYSLQPLELLLIQRIIVSLGHQSEILAIAGLILAYILVYSLKNIQYSFSLLFIELLENKVGAMLQRSLFDAIAKADLCKLDQADYLLQIERAKDTVWFKLTNAVNDVFHFLGSVAGFCMSALIIVRLGVLYLLAFIVLGLLYNYFVKKNTKEHIDLMKRQEHEDRKLKYLSNLMQDRSNQKEIRSFKIFDWLETKRLGKFDEIRDIDLAFSKKWTVIGCLWSGLMIGLENSILMVMCYGVALTMLTVDQLIVLSQGQGQIIVGINAFAEFFSQAQKNKIYINEFRELITPEEPGIPAGPNPALARAKTVMELQHVSFSYGDHSPALKDINLRVGKGESIVLVGENGSGKSTLAKVMAGLLKPTEGIVRKNCATATAAFQDYAKFEFSVRDNVGIGDVTSINDNDKIREATIKGQINHVIEQYPKRLDTILGKKFDADGIDMSEGQWQKVAISRAFMRDADFIIFDEPSASLDALSEIQQFNNIGKYFRGKSVVLVSHRIGIAKLADRIVFMKHGEIVEEGTHAELMQLNGEYCSFFMNQAKWYDTGDQVI; this comes from the coding sequence TTGAAGGAATACATATGGTTCTTAAAGATCTACTTCAGACATCAGCCGGTGACTATGGTATCCATACTCCTGCTCTACATATTAATGTACTCGCTGCAGCCTCTGGAGCTGCTCCTGATCCAGCGGATCATTGTCAGCCTTGGCCATCAGTCTGAAATTCTTGCCATCGCCGGACTTATCCTCGCCTATATCCTCGTATATTCATTGAAGAATATTCAATATTCTTTTTCGCTCCTGTTCATAGAATTGCTGGAGAACAAAGTCGGTGCAATGCTGCAAAGAAGTCTGTTCGACGCGATTGCCAAGGCAGATTTATGCAAATTGGATCAGGCGGATTATCTGCTTCAAATCGAAAGGGCCAAAGATACGGTATGGTTTAAACTTACTAATGCCGTTAATGACGTGTTTCATTTTCTGGGGTCCGTTGCCGGCTTTTGTATGTCTGCGCTGATTATCGTCAGGCTGGGTGTTCTCTATTTACTGGCATTTATTGTGCTTGGACTGCTCTACAACTATTTTGTGAAGAAAAACACGAAAGAACATATCGATTTGATGAAGAGGCAGGAGCACGAGGACCGCAAATTGAAGTATTTGAGCAATCTTATGCAGGACAGAAGCAACCAGAAAGAAATCAGAAGCTTCAAAATTTTCGATTGGCTGGAAACGAAACGGCTGGGCAAATTTGACGAGATCAGGGACATCGATCTGGCCTTCAGTAAAAAATGGACGGTGATCGGCTGTCTATGGTCGGGGCTGATGATTGGCCTGGAAAATAGCATTTTGATGGTGATGTGTTATGGTGTGGCACTCACAATGCTGACAGTCGATCAACTGATTGTGCTGAGCCAGGGCCAGGGGCAGATCATTGTTGGCATCAATGCCTTTGCGGAGTTTTTCTCCCAAGCCCAAAAAAATAAAATCTATATCAATGAATTCAGAGAGCTGATCACACCTGAGGAACCCGGGATTCCGGCCGGGCCGAACCCTGCCTTAGCCAGAGCCAAAACGGTTATGGAGCTGCAGCATGTGTCTTTCTCGTATGGCGATCATTCCCCTGCATTAAAGGATATCAATCTGCGCGTCGGCAAAGGCGAAAGCATCGTGCTCGTTGGTGAGAACGGCAGCGGGAAAAGCACCTTGGCCAAAGTTATGGCCGGTCTGCTTAAGCCTACTGAAGGCATCGTCCGGAAGAATTGTGCGACCGCCACCGCTGCATTTCAGGATTATGCCAAATTTGAATTCTCTGTACGGGATAATGTCGGTATAGGCGATGTAACCAGTATTAATGACAACGATAAAATCAGAGAAGCAACCATAAAAGGCCAGATCAACCATGTCATTGAGCAGTATCCTAAGCGGCTGGACACGATACTGGGCAAAAAATTCGATGCCGATGGCATCGACATGTCAGAAGGGCAGTGGCAGAAAGTCGCCATCAGCCGGGCGTTTATGCGCGATGCTGATTTTATTATCTTCGATGAACCGTCTGCCTCTTTGGATGCGTTGTCGGAGATTCAGCAATTCAACAATATCGGTAAATATTTTCGCGGCAAAAGCGTTGTCCTGGTCTCGCACAGAATCGGAATCGCCAAGCTGGCCGACAGAATCGTATTTATGAAGCACGGGGAGATCGTAGAAGAGGGCACCCATGCCGAGCTGATGCAGCTGAATGGCGAATACTGCAGTTTCTTTATGAATCAGGCCAAATGGTACGATACGGGAGATCAGGTCATATGA